One genomic window of Actinoplanes lobatus includes the following:
- a CDS encoding SHOCT domain-containing protein, giving the protein MPGLLRGMARTAVVAGTATAVSNRVSRRQAGRWAQQAPPPQQQYYESAPPPPPPPPPPVDDTSAQLEQLQRLGELKAQGVLTEQEFQEQKARILGR; this is encoded by the coding sequence ATGCCCGGACTGTTGCGTGGCATGGCACGGACCGCGGTGGTCGCCGGCACGGCGACCGCGGTGTCCAACCGGGTCTCCCGGAGGCAGGCCGGCCGGTGGGCCCAACAGGCTCCTCCCCCGCAGCAGCAGTACTACGAGTCGGCGCCGCCGCCTCCTCCCCCGCCGCCGCCGCCGGTGGACGACACCTCGGCCCAGCTCGAACAGCTCCAGCGGCTGGGTGAGCTGAAGGCTCAGGGGGTGCTCACCGAGCAGGAGTTCCAGGAGCAGAAGGCCCGCATCCTGGGTCGCTGA
- a CDS encoding DUF1269 domain-containing protein, with product MTTFTVWKFDDPQRAEQAAGILRHARDEGLVKIIDYAVVSWPQGAAAPETHHEHESGHRYTGWGAFWGIVIGGLFLVPVAGAAVGAGIGALVKATEGTGIDRQQLETIRAEITEGTSALFLVTDQGNLDRLGERFHGLHKQLIATNLTEGERDILLEAFGGATP from the coding sequence ATGACCACGTTCACGGTATGGAAGTTCGACGACCCGCAGCGCGCGGAACAGGCCGCCGGCATCCTCCGGCACGCCCGCGACGAGGGCCTCGTCAAGATCATTGACTACGCGGTGGTCAGCTGGCCGCAGGGCGCGGCCGCCCCGGAGACCCACCACGAGCACGAGAGCGGCCACCGGTACACCGGCTGGGGCGCCTTCTGGGGCATCGTGATCGGCGGCCTCTTCCTCGTCCCGGTCGCCGGCGCGGCCGTCGGCGCGGGCATCGGCGCCCTGGTCAAGGCCACCGAGGGCACCGGCATCGACCGGCAGCAGCTGGAGACCATCCGGGCCGAGATCACCGAGGGCACCTCGGCGCTGTTCCTGGTCACCGACCAGGGCAACCTGGACCGGCTCGGCGAACGGTTCCACGGCCTGCACAAGCAGCTGATCGCCACCAACCTGACCGAGGGCGAACGGGACATCCTCCTGGAGGCGTTCGGTGGCGCGACGCCCTGA
- a CDS encoding DUF1269 domain-containing protein, with product MAILVAIGYSDETTATAASLEANRLAKDLIIQPDAIATIIRDKEGKFHVTTNHHAVAGGTTWGMFWGLLFGMLFFIPVLGMAVGAGLGALTGKLTKGAINKEFQERIREELQPGTSALFLVVEAVTPDKAVEALSKFGGTVLKSSLSKEAEAELQDALHGGEQQ from the coding sequence ATGGCGATTCTGGTAGCCATCGGTTATTCCGACGAGACCACGGCGACGGCGGCGTCGCTGGAGGCGAATCGGCTGGCCAAGGATCTGATCATCCAGCCGGACGCGATCGCGACGATCATCCGCGACAAGGAGGGCAAGTTCCACGTCACCACGAACCACCACGCCGTGGCGGGCGGCACCACGTGGGGCATGTTCTGGGGTCTGCTCTTCGGGATGCTGTTCTTCATCCCGGTGCTCGGCATGGCGGTCGGCGCCGGCCTCGGCGCCCTCACCGGCAAGCTGACCAAGGGCGCCATCAACAAGGAGTTCCAGGAGCGCATCCGCGAGGAGCTCCAGCCGGGCACGTCGGCGCTGTTCCTGGTGGTCGAGGCGGTCACCCCGGACAAGGCGGTGGAGGCGCTCAGCAAGTTCGGTGGCACGGTGCTCAAGTCGTCGCTGTCGAAGGAGGCCGAGGCCGAGCTGCAGGACGCCCTGCACGGTGGCGAACAGCAGTAA
- a CDS encoding SulP family inorganic anion transporter codes for MAIGDWAPGLRVAAGYKPAWLPKDLVAGIVLTTLLVPQGMAYAELAGLPPITGLYTSILCLLAYAVFGPSKILVLGPDSSLGPMIAAVVLPLIVADGDPARAVALASVLALLVGVMMTVAAVAKLGFVADLLSHPTQIGYINGLALTILIGQLPKLFGFSVDADGLIGEAVGFVRGVAAGETLPVALIIGAGGLAVILLLQRFLPKVPGILVAVLGATVVTSVFGLADQGVDVVGPLPRGFPPLTIPHIDWSDLGILAAGALGITLVSVTDTISTASAFAARTGQEVRGNQEMAGIGAANLAAGLFQGFPVSTSGSRTAVAFQSGARTQLTGVVGAAAITLLLVLAPGLLRNLPQAMLAAVVIAASLSLADMSGMRRLWRQRRVEFSLALAAFLGVALLGVLPGIAVAVALSVLNVFRRLWWPYSTELGRPDGVAGYHDVRSYPDGVRFPGLVLFRFDAPLIFANARTFREEIRHLAHADPAPQWIVVAAEPITDIDTTAADMLEDLDEELNANGISLVFAEMKDPVRAKIDRYKLTRTIDPEHFYPTIEDAVAAFHSRRGK; via the coding sequence ATGGCGATCGGCGACTGGGCGCCGGGACTGAGGGTCGCCGCCGGGTACAAGCCGGCCTGGCTGCCGAAGGACCTGGTGGCCGGGATCGTGCTGACCACCCTGCTCGTGCCGCAGGGCATGGCGTACGCCGAGCTGGCCGGCCTGCCACCGATCACCGGGTTGTACACCTCGATCCTGTGCCTGCTCGCGTACGCCGTCTTCGGGCCGTCGAAGATCCTGGTCCTCGGCCCGGACTCGTCGCTCGGCCCGATGATCGCCGCGGTGGTCCTGCCGTTGATCGTCGCGGACGGCGACCCGGCCCGGGCGGTGGCGCTGGCCTCGGTGCTGGCCCTGCTGGTCGGGGTGATGATGACGGTGGCCGCGGTCGCGAAACTCGGATTCGTGGCCGACCTGCTGTCGCATCCCACCCAGATCGGGTACATCAACGGCCTGGCCCTGACCATCCTGATCGGGCAGCTGCCGAAGCTGTTCGGCTTCTCGGTCGACGCCGACGGCCTGATCGGCGAGGCGGTGGGCTTCGTGCGCGGTGTCGCGGCCGGGGAGACGCTGCCGGTGGCGCTCATCATCGGCGCCGGCGGCCTGGCCGTCATCCTGCTGCTGCAACGCTTTCTGCCGAAGGTCCCCGGCATCCTGGTCGCGGTCCTCGGCGCCACCGTGGTGACGTCGGTGTTCGGGCTGGCCGACCAGGGCGTCGACGTGGTCGGGCCGCTGCCGCGGGGCTTCCCGCCGCTGACCATCCCGCACATCGACTGGTCGGACCTGGGCATCCTGGCGGCCGGCGCGCTCGGCATCACCCTGGTGTCGGTCACCGACACCATCTCCACGGCGTCCGCCTTCGCCGCCCGTACCGGGCAGGAGGTGCGCGGCAACCAGGAGATGGCCGGCATCGGGGCGGCCAACCTGGCGGCCGGGCTGTTCCAGGGCTTCCCGGTCAGCACCAGCGGATCGCGGACCGCGGTGGCCTTCCAGTCCGGCGCCCGTACCCAGTTGACCGGGGTGGTCGGCGCGGCGGCCATCACGCTGCTGCTGGTCCTCGCGCCCGGGCTGCTGCGGAACCTGCCGCAAGCGATGCTGGCGGCCGTGGTGATCGCCGCCTCGCTGTCGCTGGCCGACATGTCCGGCATGCGGCGGCTGTGGCGGCAGCGGCGGGTGGAGTTCAGCCTGGCGCTGGCCGCGTTCCTGGGCGTGGCGCTGCTGGGCGTGCTGCCCGGCATCGCGGTCGCGGTCGCGCTGTCGGTGCTCAACGTCTTCCGGCGGCTGTGGTGGCCGTACTCGACCGAACTGGGCCGCCCGGACGGGGTGGCCGGATACCATGACGTGCGCTCCTACCCGGACGGCGTGCGGTTCCCCGGGCTGGTGCTGTTCCGTTTCGACGCGCCGCTGATCTTCGCGAACGCCCGCACGTTCCGTGAGGAGATCCGGCACCTGGCGCATGCCGATCCGGCGCCGCAGTGGATCGTGGTGGCAGCCGAGCCGATCACCGACATCGACACCACCGCGGCCGACATGCTGGAGGACCTCGACGAGGAGCTCAACGCGAACGGGATCTCGCTGGTGTTCGCGGAGATGAAGGACCCGGTGCGTGCCAAGATCGACCGGTACAAGCTGACCCGCACCATCGATCCGGAACACTTCTACCCGACGATCGAGGACGCGGTGGCCGCCTTTCACTCGCGGCGGGGGAAGTGA
- a CDS encoding cation-translocating P-type ATPase: protein MTSPPDAGEEPAFHVLSVPEALAAEKVDGQRGLSAEEVVIRRERYGPNRFAEAKKEPWWRAFLRQYADPMQLVLLAAGIGSLYPLKQWGTGIMLIALTLLNAALGLQQEGKAAAAIDALQKMMIIKAKVRRDGALAEVPAEELVPGDVVVMEAGDVVPADGRLLRAATLEIDESALTGESLPVAKDVDPVQSADTALGDRSDMAYMNTNVTRGTGELLVTATGMTTEVGRISGMLQTEKDADTPLTRQLSKLTNQILVIAGFALVASVIINLARGNAFTVVFTAAVAFAVSAIPTGLPAVVTTILSLGTQMLAKSNAIVKRLRSTETLGSTSAINSDKTGTLTLNQMTAIEMAIPGHRYTISGGGYSIDGVIKRVAGEGEVDLEEYLLPMVLASDAVVNDGNLIGDPTEGALVVLAEKGGIDSVTTRERYPRVAELPFDAAYKMMATFHRMTGPDGAEVIRCFVKGAPDQVLARSTVTDEMGVKYLAENTRLARQGLRVLATARRDFDPATFDPAADLLTLLDDLTPLALIGIVDPPRPQAQAAITQAHAAGIEVRMITGDHAVTAAAIAGKLGIRGRAITGAEFGAMSDEEVDREIDGIGVIARVTPEHKVRLVEVLKRKGHIVAMTGDGVNDAPALKKADIGIAMGITGTEVSKEAAAMILTDDDFATIVKAVELGRALYANLKKYIFFQIGVLIGMVVTFLASSIFNIASGVPFVPLQTLWLNFTTQVFQAVGLGYGKAEADIMQRKPRKSDEPLLSRSSLGWLSFVGLVMGVVTLAVIWWADDRYGLDPGRTMGLTAFSIANLTFSLTARSELRSVFSLETFDDRRFLITTGMSAAAIVLGTELGLFQRILNTTSLDLGQWLICLVAGSIVILPTEIRKAVFRRRAARQTAAVA, encoded by the coding sequence ATGACGTCTCCACCGGACGCGGGTGAGGAGCCCGCGTTCCATGTGCTGTCGGTTCCTGAGGCCCTCGCGGCCGAGAAGGTCGACGGGCAGCGCGGCCTGAGCGCCGAGGAGGTGGTAATCCGGCGCGAGAGGTACGGCCCGAACCGTTTCGCCGAGGCGAAGAAGGAGCCGTGGTGGCGCGCCTTCCTCCGGCAGTACGCGGACCCGATGCAGCTGGTCCTGCTGGCCGCCGGTATCGGTAGCCTCTACCCGCTCAAGCAGTGGGGCACCGGCATCATGCTGATCGCCCTGACGCTGCTGAACGCGGCGCTGGGCCTGCAGCAGGAGGGCAAGGCGGCGGCCGCCATCGACGCCCTCCAGAAGATGATGATCATCAAGGCCAAGGTACGCCGGGACGGCGCGCTGGCCGAGGTGCCCGCCGAGGAGCTGGTCCCCGGGGACGTGGTGGTGATGGAGGCCGGCGACGTGGTGCCGGCCGACGGGCGCCTGCTGCGCGCGGCCACCCTGGAGATCGACGAGTCGGCGCTGACCGGTGAGAGCCTGCCGGTGGCCAAGGACGTGGACCCGGTCCAGTCGGCCGACACCGCGCTGGGCGACCGGTCCGACATGGCCTACATGAACACCAACGTCACCCGCGGCACGGGCGAGCTGCTGGTCACCGCGACCGGCATGACCACCGAGGTCGGCCGGATCTCCGGCATGCTCCAGACCGAGAAGGACGCGGACACGCCGCTCACCCGGCAGCTCAGCAAGCTCACCAACCAGATCCTGGTGATCGCCGGTTTCGCCCTGGTGGCCTCGGTGATCATCAACCTGGCCCGGGGCAATGCGTTCACCGTGGTGTTCACCGCGGCGGTGGCGTTCGCCGTGTCGGCCATCCCGACCGGTCTGCCCGCCGTGGTCACCACGATCCTGTCGCTCGGCACGCAGATGCTGGCCAAGTCCAACGCGATCGTGAAGCGGTTGCGCTCGACCGAGACGCTCGGCTCCACCTCGGCGATCAACTCCGACAAGACCGGCACGCTGACGCTCAACCAGATGACCGCGATCGAGATGGCCATCCCGGGGCACCGCTACACCATCTCCGGCGGCGGCTACTCGATCGACGGCGTGATCAAGCGGGTGGCCGGCGAGGGAGAGGTCGACCTCGAGGAATACCTGCTGCCGATGGTGCTGGCCTCGGACGCGGTGGTCAACGACGGCAACCTGATCGGCGACCCGACCGAGGGCGCGCTGGTGGTGCTCGCCGAGAAGGGCGGCATCGACTCGGTGACCACCCGGGAACGGTACCCGCGGGTGGCCGAGCTGCCGTTCGACGCGGCGTACAAGATGATGGCGACCTTCCACCGGATGACCGGCCCGGACGGAGCCGAGGTGATCCGCTGCTTCGTCAAGGGCGCGCCGGACCAGGTGCTGGCCCGCTCGACGGTGACCGACGAGATGGGCGTGAAATATCTGGCCGAGAACACCCGCCTGGCCCGGCAGGGGCTGCGGGTGCTGGCCACCGCCCGCCGCGACTTCGACCCGGCGACCTTCGACCCGGCCGCCGACCTGCTCACCCTGCTCGACGACCTGACCCCGCTGGCGCTGATCGGCATCGTCGACCCGCCCCGCCCGCAGGCCCAGGCCGCGATCACCCAGGCGCACGCGGCCGGCATCGAGGTCCGCATGATCACCGGCGACCACGCGGTCACCGCCGCGGCCATCGCCGGCAAGCTGGGCATCCGCGGCCGGGCGATCACCGGCGCCGAGTTCGGCGCGATGAGCGACGAGGAGGTGGACCGGGAGATCGACGGGATCGGCGTGATCGCCCGGGTCACCCCGGAGCACAAGGTACGCCTCGTCGAGGTGCTCAAGCGCAAGGGCCACATCGTCGCGATGACCGGCGACGGCGTGAACGACGCGCCGGCGCTGAAGAAGGCGGACATCGGCATCGCGATGGGGATCACCGGCACCGAGGTCAGCAAAGAGGCCGCCGCCATGATCCTCACCGACGACGACTTCGCCACCATCGTGAAGGCCGTCGAGCTGGGCCGGGCCCTCTACGCCAACCTGAAGAAGTACATCTTCTTCCAGATCGGCGTACTGATCGGCATGGTCGTCACGTTCCTCGCGTCGAGCATCTTCAACATCGCCTCCGGCGTGCCGTTCGTGCCCCTCCAGACCCTGTGGCTCAACTTCACCACGCAGGTGTTCCAGGCCGTGGGGCTCGGCTACGGCAAGGCCGAGGCCGACATCATGCAGCGCAAGCCGCGCAAGTCCGACGAGCCGCTGCTGAGCCGCAGCTCGCTGGGCTGGCTGAGCTTCGTCGGCCTGGTGATGGGCGTGGTCACCCTCGCGGTGATCTGGTGGGCCGACGACAGGTACGGCCTGGACCCGGGCCGCACCATGGGCCTGACCGCCTTCTCGATCGCCAACCTGACCTTCTCGCTCACCGCGCGCAGTGAACTGCGGTCGGTGTTCAGCCTGGAGACCTTCGACGACCGGCGGTTCCTGATCACCACCGGGATGTCGGCGGCCGCCATCGTGCTGGGCACCGAGCTGGGTCTGTTCCAGAGGATCCTGAACACCACCAGCCTGGACCTGGGTCAGTGGCTGATCTGCCTGGTGGCCGGCTCGATCGTGATCCTGCCGACCGAGATCCGTAAGGCGGTCTTCCGGCGGCGGGCCGCGAGACAGACCGCCGCGGTGGCGTGA
- a CDS encoding DUF6325 family protein: MSEVELGEMGPVDYLCVEFPEGSLNGTALPLLMDLVDRGIIRVLDILFVRKEHGGGVTAFEHKELDLSGFGAFQGAASGILGGDDLHDIAGILEEGAAAIILVYENLWAAPLATALRRNGAHLVAGGRIPVQALLQALDETEEAVAASLQGR, translated from the coding sequence ATGAGCGAGGTGGAACTGGGCGAAATGGGCCCGGTCGACTACCTGTGTGTCGAGTTCCCCGAGGGGAGCCTGAACGGGACGGCGCTGCCGCTGCTGATGGACCTGGTGGACCGGGGGATCATCCGCGTGCTGGACATCCTCTTCGTCCGCAAGGAGCACGGCGGCGGGGTGACCGCCTTCGAGCACAAGGAGCTCGACCTGAGCGGCTTCGGCGCCTTCCAGGGCGCCGCGTCGGGCATCCTCGGCGGCGACGACCTGCACGACATCGCCGGCATTCTGGAGGAGGGAGCGGCCGCGATCATCCTGGTGTACGAGAACCTGTGGGCGGCACCGCTGGCCACCGCACTGCGCCGCAACGGGGCGCATCTGGTGGCGGGCGGGCGAATCCCGGTCCAGGCACTGCTGCAGGCCCTCGACGAGACCGAGGAGGCCGTGGCGGCCTCCCTCCAGGGAAGGTGA
- a CDS encoding DUF7144 family membrane protein: protein MTNTEPLQAENYAPAGRRQPTGWVGMVVFAGVMMLMLGSFQAIEGIVALFREDFFLTTSNGLVVPVNFSTYGWTHIVIGLIAVGTGLGLLAGQMWARVVGVIIAGLSALANLAFLPAYPVWCSIVIALDVLVIYALTVHGREVKY from the coding sequence ATGACCAACACAGAGCCGCTACAGGCGGAGAACTACGCGCCCGCCGGGCGGCGCCAGCCGACCGGTTGGGTGGGGATGGTGGTCTTCGCCGGCGTCATGATGCTGATGCTCGGCTCGTTCCAGGCGATCGAGGGGATCGTCGCCCTGTTTCGCGAGGACTTCTTTCTGACCACCTCCAACGGCCTTGTCGTGCCGGTGAACTTCAGCACCTACGGCTGGACGCACATCGTGATCGGCCTGATCGCGGTGGGCACAGGGCTCGGCCTCCTCGCGGGCCAGATGTGGGCTCGCGTGGTCGGCGTCATCATCGCCGGGCTCAGCGCGCTGGCCAACCTGGCGTTCCTGCCGGCCTACCCGGTGTGGTGCAGCATCGTGATCGCCCTCGACGTTCTGGTGATCTACGCCCTGACCGTGCACGGCCGTGAGGTCAAGTACTGA
- a CDS encoding AI-2E family transporter: MTRLVARQPRLLPRLAARNHQNGQGGQAGLPRGVIVLLGTACLVVVVAGLRGVSDLVGPVFLGLMLAVTVSPLTEWMRRHGAPSWVAMTVTTLVVYLGLFALGGALLVSVSQLIDLLPQYQAQFAGIREDLVQGLSSLGIQVEQVRTAVAGADAGTVLDLVGSLFGGLASVLSNSIFLLAVLLFMCIDAVDFPARLQGTVAERPQVVEALRSFAHGTRRYLLVCTVFGLIVAVFDVALLWWLGIPLPLLWGLLSFITNYIPNIGFIIGVVPPALLGLLQGGPELMLAVIALYCVVNFIIQSIIQPKIVGDAVGLSATVSFLSLIFWAWVLGALGALLAIPLTLLAKGLLVDIDPSTRWINDLLSGGPPAEKRTHSGRPRP; this comes from the coding sequence ATGACCCGCCTGGTCGCCCGGCAGCCGCGGCTCTTGCCGCGGCTCGCCGCGCGTAACCACCAGAACGGCCAAGGCGGCCAGGCGGGCCTGCCACGCGGGGTGATCGTTCTGCTCGGCACCGCCTGCCTCGTGGTGGTGGTGGCCGGCCTGCGCGGGGTGTCGGATCTCGTCGGACCGGTCTTCCTGGGACTCATGCTCGCGGTGACGGTCAGCCCGCTCACCGAGTGGATGCGCCGCCACGGCGCACCGTCCTGGGTGGCCATGACCGTCACCACGCTGGTCGTCTACCTGGGACTGTTCGCGCTCGGCGGGGCGCTGCTGGTCTCGGTGTCCCAGCTGATCGACCTGCTGCCGCAGTACCAGGCCCAGTTCGCGGGCATCCGCGAGGACCTGGTCCAGGGCCTCAGCTCGCTCGGCATCCAGGTCGAGCAGGTGCGGACCGCGGTCGCCGGCGCCGACGCCGGAACCGTGCTGGACCTGGTCGGCTCCCTCTTCGGCGGCCTGGCCTCGGTCCTGTCCAACTCGATCTTCCTGCTGGCCGTGCTGCTGTTCATGTGCATCGACGCGGTGGACTTCCCGGCCCGGTTGCAGGGAACCGTCGCGGAACGCCCGCAGGTGGTCGAGGCGCTGCGCTCGTTCGCCCACGGCACCCGGCGCTACCTGCTGGTGTGCACGGTGTTCGGGCTGATCGTGGCGGTGTTCGACGTGGCGCTGCTGTGGTGGCTCGGCATCCCGCTGCCGCTGCTGTGGGGCCTGCTGTCGTTCATCACCAACTACATCCCGAACATCGGTTTCATCATCGGGGTGGTGCCACCGGCCCTGCTCGGCCTGCTCCAGGGCGGCCCCGAGCTGATGCTGGCCGTGATCGCGCTCTACTGCGTGGTCAACTTCATCATCCAGTCGATCATCCAGCCCAAGATCGTGGGCGACGCGGTCGGCCTCTCCGCCACCGTCTCGTTCCTGTCGCTGATCTTCTGGGCCTGGGTGCTGGGCGCGCTCGGCGCACTGCTGGCCATCCCGCTGACCCTGCTCGCCAAGGGCCTGCTGGTGGACATCGACCCGTCGACCCGCTGGATCAACGACCTGCTCTCCGGTGGACCCCCCGCCGAGAAGCGGACCCATTCGGGACGGCCCCGTCCCTGA
- a CDS encoding DUF2252 domain-containing protein, with translation MARRPDPASRAQTGREARKRVPPAAHAAYEPAAGREDPVGVLTAEEGDRLPELLPIRHGRMMASPLAFYRGTALLMARDLATAPSTELDTHLCGDAHIFNFGLYASPERRLVFDLNDFDETHPGPFEWDVKRLATSLALAGRENGFKRRDRAAIVASSVRAYREAMTRFAAMRTLDLWYARADLDELREQLGDKLTRTRQERLARVGAKARTRTSLQAYRKLTAEVDGRRRIVADPPLLVPVEDLVPDVTRKQLEAQIIDLMAGYRDSLADDRRRLFDAFQFVDMARKVVGVGSVGTRCWIVLLTGRDPDDPLLLQVKEAGPSVLRGLVPRPGGTEIDNEGRRVVAGQRIMQAASDIFLGWHRVEGFDGKTRDFYVRQLRDWKGGATVQEMDAGALTAYGSLCAWTLARAHACGGDRIAIAAYLGSRDRFDKALAEFAESYADQVEADHAAFTAAVRDGRLEAVTDV, from the coding sequence GTGGCGCGACGCCCTGACCCGGCGTCGCGCGCACAGACCGGGCGGGAGGCGCGCAAGCGCGTCCCGCCCGCCGCGCACGCCGCATACGAACCGGCCGCCGGCCGGGAGGACCCGGTCGGCGTGCTCACCGCCGAGGAGGGCGACCGGCTTCCGGAGCTGCTGCCGATCCGGCACGGGCGGATGATGGCGTCCCCGCTGGCCTTCTACCGCGGCACCGCGCTGCTGATGGCCCGGGACCTGGCCACCGCACCCTCGACCGAGCTGGACACCCACCTCTGCGGGGACGCGCACATCTTCAACTTCGGCCTCTACGCCTCCCCGGAACGGCGTCTCGTCTTCGACCTCAACGACTTCGACGAGACGCACCCCGGCCCGTTCGAATGGGACGTCAAACGCCTGGCCACCAGCCTGGCGCTGGCCGGCCGGGAGAACGGGTTCAAACGCCGGGACCGCGCCGCGATCGTGGCGTCGTCGGTGCGCGCCTACCGGGAGGCGATGACCCGCTTCGCGGCCATGCGAACGCTGGACCTCTGGTACGCCCGCGCCGACCTCGACGAGTTGCGCGAGCAGCTCGGCGACAAGCTCACCCGGACCCGCCAGGAACGGCTGGCCCGGGTCGGGGCGAAGGCGCGCACCCGCACCAGCCTCCAGGCGTACCGGAAACTGACCGCCGAGGTGGACGGGCGCCGGCGCATCGTCGCCGACCCGCCGCTGCTGGTGCCGGTCGAGGACCTGGTGCCGGACGTGACCCGCAAGCAGCTCGAGGCACAGATCATCGACCTGATGGCCGGGTACCGCGACAGCCTCGCCGACGACCGGCGGCGGCTGTTCGACGCCTTCCAGTTCGTCGACATGGCCCGCAAGGTGGTCGGTGTCGGCAGTGTCGGCACCCGCTGCTGGATCGTGCTGCTGACCGGCCGGGACCCGGACGACCCGCTGCTGTTGCAGGTCAAGGAGGCCGGGCCGTCGGTGCTGCGGGGGCTGGTGCCGCGGCCCGGCGGGACGGAGATCGACAACGAGGGCCGCCGGGTGGTGGCCGGTCAGCGGATCATGCAGGCGGCCAGCGACATCTTCCTGGGCTGGCACCGGGTCGAGGGGTTCGACGGGAAGACCCGCGACTTCTACGTACGCCAGCTGCGCGACTGGAAGGGCGGCGCCACGGTCCAGGAGATGGACGCCGGGGCGCTGACGGCGTACGGGAGCCTGTGCGCCTGGACCCTGGCCCGGGCCCACGCGTGCGGCGGGGACCGGATCGCGATCGCCGCGTACCTGGGTTCCCGCGACCGGTTCGACAAGGCGCTGGCGGAGTTCGCCGAGTCGTACGCCGACCAGGTCGAGGCCGACCACGCGGCCTTCACGGCAGCGGTCCGTGACGGCCGGTTGGAGGCCGTCACGGACGTATGA
- a CDS encoding RDD family protein, with the protein MNEYAGLVSRFLAYTVDAVVVAVFTGGAALVFGVIAAIVGSGAWELARLVVSSYLALLPAVLALYCAVFWMLAGRTPGMAFLGLRVVRADGRTPGWFASFLRGLMLAYFPIGALWLLIDRRRQGLHDKVARTSVVRATPASTTQ; encoded by the coding sequence ATGAACGAGTACGCCGGGCTGGTGAGCCGGTTCCTGGCGTACACGGTGGACGCGGTCGTGGTGGCCGTGTTCACGGGCGGGGCGGCGCTGGTCTTCGGGGTCATCGCCGCCATCGTCGGTTCCGGGGCGTGGGAGCTGGCCCGGCTGGTCGTGTCGTCCTATCTGGCGCTGCTGCCCGCGGTGCTGGCGCTCTACTGCGCGGTTTTCTGGATGCTGGCCGGCCGGACCCCCGGGATGGCGTTCCTCGGCCTGCGTGTGGTGCGTGCCGACGGGCGTACGCCGGGCTGGTTCGCCTCGTTCCTGCGTGGCCTGATGCTGGCGTACTTCCCGATCGGGGCGCTGTGGCTGCTGATCGACCGGCGGCGGCAGGGCCTGCACGACAAGGTCGCCCGCACCTCGGTGGTGCGGGCGACCCCGGCATCGACGACACAGTGA
- a CDS encoding DUF6069 family protein yields the protein MTGYNAPTDPRPSPTVNAGKLWAGGAATAAVAALIAIAGVLLGRGLFNVDVLAPKGQGAWGDASTGWYALGAALAALAATGLIHVLIITTPRPMRFFGWVMALATVVAMLAPFVTDESLGSRIFTAGLNFILGVAIGSLVAGTAKTAIVPVAVHPAPRPYPRPYR from the coding sequence ATGACCGGCTATAACGCGCCGACTGACCCCCGGCCGAGTCCCACCGTGAACGCTGGAAAACTGTGGGCCGGTGGCGCGGCCACCGCGGCTGTGGCCGCCCTCATCGCGATCGCCGGCGTCCTGCTCGGCCGCGGCCTGTTCAACGTCGACGTGCTCGCCCCGAAAGGCCAGGGCGCCTGGGGTGACGCCTCCACCGGCTGGTACGCCCTGGGCGCCGCGCTGGCCGCGCTCGCCGCGACCGGCCTGATCCATGTGCTGATCATCACCACGCCCCGGCCGATGCGGTTCTTCGGCTGGGTCATGGCCCTGGCCACCGTGGTGGCGATGCTCGCGCCGTTCGTCACCGACGAGTCGCTCGGCTCCCGGATCTTCACGGCCGGGCTCAACTTCATTCTCGGCGTCGCGATCGGCTCGCTGGTCGCCGGAACCGCCAAGACCGCGATCGTGCCGGTGGCCGTCCATCCGGCGCCCCGGCCCTACCCCCGTCCGTACCGCTGA